GTCACAAgattactttccacgaagatgagctACCGCCAGAAGGGTAGAGTCACAACAAAGCGTTACACATCACTGTGCAATatgaagacaagttcattgcgAGTCTGGACATATGCTCACTGACTACTTTGAAAAGACAGGGTATAGGCCTGCATGAGATATGGATGGGAAGTATGAACGTGAAGGCATTTGATGGGTCTTAGAGAGCCACTATCGGAGAGATCAACCTGGATCTACAGATGGGCCCGACTTTGTTCGACGTTGAACTCCAGGTGTTAGATATATCCTCTACTTATAACTTGTTactgggacgaccatggatacacgtaGCTAGGGTAATTGCTTCTACTCTACACCGGGCTGTGAAGTTTGACTGGAATCATCAAGAGGTAATTATTCACAGAGATGGAAGTAACCCTATCTATACCAACCAAACTGTGCCAGCTATCGAGAATATGAGGAAATTGGGAGGAGAAACATACCACAACATTGAGCAGATAAACGCTATTGAGAAAGGCCGATGGTGGAGAAACAAGATAGAGAACATACTGATATGGTTAGGGTATGAACCATGCAAGGTCCTTGGTCCCAAGCTACAAGGAATCATAGAACCAATACGACCACAATATCATGGCACAACCTTTGGTCTCGGGTATGAATACACCATGCAAGAATATAATGATTGGATACCACCGTGGCGTGACTTTTAATATCCAttggaacaacccataccaccgCTGCACTAGACATTTCGCTAGACTGATATGATTTGGGGATCATAAAAAGATGAGGTTTTGGTCAGTATGAGAAAGTTGTTTCTAGACGAGGAAGATATGGTCCGCAGTGTAATAttggaggaggaggaagaggaggaggaggaagatcTTACCATTCAGACAATGGGAGAAGGAGTTGTTCTCAGGAATTGGACTattgcaccatcccgggctcacCGAGGACCTAGGTAGCCTTGGCAGAACTAGCATGGTttattttgaaattgtttttggcatctaagacattttcagtaatttgttttgaaataattactcgagacaTCGAGTCGTACTTGTCGACAGTTTTAAGTTTTATTAACGCATCATTGTTTTtcgtttatttatattattatctttctacattctttttcagcataattattacatatcttgatgaacctatgactgtgacatgtaataagacaatgcaacataagaAAAGTGATTCGAAAGATtgggaagatgatataatacctgaggaaattgtcaaagaacttgagaattttgagaacaaaccaaagtctaattttGAAGAAACTGAGGTTGTTAACTTAGTGGATTCtaaaacagtcaaagaaactcaCATTAGCATTTATCTATCGCCATCAGAGAAGTAAGAGTACATCAAGTttctaaaggaatatgaggatatttttgcatggtcctatgacgaCATGACTGgattaagcacatccatagtggctcacaagctacctaccaaccctatgtgtcaGCCAGTAAACCAGAAGCTCAGGAAATTCAAGCCAAATATGAGTATAAAGATAAAGGAAGAGGTTACCAAGCATATCAAATCCAAGGTCCTTTGGGTGGTCGAGTATCCAACTTGgctagccaacattgtgccggttATAAAGAAGGATGGGAAGGTTAGAGTGTGTGTTGACTATCGAGATCTGAATAGAGCAAGCCCTAAGGATTATTTCCCGTtgcctaacatacacatactgatcgacaattgcgccaagcatgaactccaatcctttgtggattacttcgcaggatatcaccagatttggatggacgaagaggacgccgaaaagacagccttcatcatgccatggggaatatattgttacaaaatgatgccttttggtttgaagaaCGCCAGGGCTatctacatgagggccatgactacTCTTTTCCATGATATGATACACAAAGAAATTTAGGTGTATGTGTGGATGGCGTCATTATCAAATCTAAGaggagttcggatcacatagcagacctaaAGAAGTTTTTGACCGACTACGAAGGTACAATCTGAAGTTGAATCCTATGAATTAAGCTTTTGGAGTCCCTGCTAGAAAGTTGTTGGGTTTTTTTGTCAGTCGCCGCAGTATTGAGTTAGAACCATAAAAAATCAAAGCTATTCAGGACCTGTCACCGCCAAAGAgaaagaaggatgtgatgagttgTTTTGGgatgcctcaattatatcagccatTTTATAGCACAGTCAACGGtaatatgtgagccaatcttcaaaaTGTTGAGGAAAGATGCTGCGACAAACTTGACCGAAGAGTGTCAAAGGGATTTTGATAATAGTAGTACTTGTCCAAGCCACCCGTGTTGGTCCCACAAGAGCCCGATAGACCTCTATTACTATAACTATCCGTGTTGGATGAAGCCTTTGGTTTCATCCTGGGGCATCACGACTAAATCGGGAGAAAGGAGCAGGtaatatactatctgagtaagttCACACCTTACAAAGCTCGATACTCTTTGTTGGAACACACTTATTGCGccttgacatggatagcccagaaattgAGGTAGTACTTCTACtcatacaccacatatctcatatcaaggatagATCCGCTGAAATatatctttcagaaacccatgcctatggGTAAgctagcaaagtggcagatattactaagtgagtttgacatcatctatgtagcTCAAAAGGaggtcaaagggcaagcattggccgaTCACCTGGCAGACAACACcatagacggagaatacgaaccattgaagacGTATTTTCTCGACGAGGAAGTCTCATTTATAAGGGAAGATATTACTgaagcatatgatggttggaggatgtttttcgacgaagccgcaaacttcaaaggagtagacATCAGAGCTTTCCTGGTATCAGAAACTGGTCAATATTACCCGGTATCCGCCAAACTCTGGTTCCCATGCACAAAAaatatggcagaatacgaggcttgcatcttgggactcagattGGCCATCGACATGAATATTCAGGAGctgctggtaatcggagattcagatATGCTAGTACATCAAGTACTCAGAGAATGGGCTACTAAGAACACTAAGATATTTCCATATCTGCACTGTGTGCAAgatttgatcaagaggttcatggAGATAGAAATCAAACATGTTCCAAGAGTTCATAAAGAGTTTGCCGATGCGCTggctaccttgtcttccatgatacaaaaTCAAGACAAGAATTTTATTGACCCTACTCCGATAGAGATTCGTAAGCAGCCAACTTATTGTGCTCACATTAAAGAAGAGTTAGATGGAAATCCATGTTTTCACGATATCAAGGAGTATTTGGAGAAAAGAGAATACCTAGCAAAtgctacacacactcagaagcgCACACTTCGAAGATTGGCAACCACTTCTTTCAAAGTAGAGGAATTTTGTATAGAAGGATTCCTGATTTAGGATTGctgcgatgtgtcgatgccaaggaggaaTCTAGGTTGCTCAAAGAGATACACTCCAGAacttgcggacctcacatgaatgtgTTCATTCTAGCCAAGAAGATGTTAAGGGCgaggtatttctggatgactatagAGACAGATTGCATCATATATGTGCAAAAGTGCCACCAGTGCCAAGTACATGCTTGATACGGGTGCCACCCAACAAACTCAATGCAATGAGTTCACCCTGGCCTTTATTTGCCTGGGGCATGGACGTCATTGGACCGATTGAACCCGCTAATTCCTACGGACATAGATTCATCTTGGTAGACATAGATTACTTCACGAAGTGGATCGAAGTTGCTTCCTATAAAGCtgtgactaagaaggtcgtagcagaCTTTGTCCGAGATCGTATCATCTGCCGATTCggagtacctgagtcaatcattactgataATGCTTCCAATCTTAACAGTGAtctgatgaaagccatgtgtgaaacattcaaaatCAAGCACCAAAACTCTATAACATATAGGGTGCAAATGAATGGAGCttggaagccgccaacaagaacatcaggaagatattaaggaagatggtggaCAACAACAAGCAATGGCATAagaagctaccatttgctttgCTCGGATACCGCACAACAGTTCGCAAGTAAACCAGGGCAACCCCGTATCTattggtttatggtactgaagctGTTATACCCGCCGAGGTGGAGATTCCTTCCCTAAGAATCATATAGGAGGCCGAGCTCAGCGATGCGGAATGGAAACAAAGCCGGTATGAgcaattagctctcattgatggtaaaagGATGAacgcagtgtgtcatggtcaactctaccaCAATATAATGGACATGGCTTTCAACAAGAAGGTTAGACTGAGGCAATTCATGCCGGGAAAATTGGTGTTGAAGTGGAATTTCCCACACCAAGACAAGGCAAAAAGAAAATTCTCACCTAACTgccaaggcccttacatggttcaccgagtactgactagaggagcactcatacttgtaGAGATGGATGGAGAAATATGGCCAAAACCCATCAATTCAGACaccgtcaagagatattatgtttgagattgtatttgcactttcttttgatgtaacatgaactacgcttgacctaatTCCCGTtaaagaggggatacgtaggcagccttgtgggttcggtcacatcataataaaatcttcattcctcTCTACGGTCAGGAATCAGGGCAAGATTTAGAGTTTTAGTCAATCTCGTTACATTAAGGATCGCCAAGGAATGTATCGCCAGAAGTATACATTAAagtggggcagaattttgagggggtcctcaaaattc
This region of Nicotiana tomentosiformis chromosome 4, ASM39032v3, whole genome shotgun sequence genomic DNA includes:
- the LOC138910284 gene encoding uncharacterized protein, producing the protein MTGLSTSIVAHKLPTNPMCQPVNQKLRKFKPNMSIKIKEEVTKHIKSKVLWVVEYPTWLANIVPVIKKDGKKPMPMGKLAKWQILLSEFDIIYVAQKEVKGQALADHLADNTIDGEYEPLKTYFLDEEVSFIREDITEAYDGWRMFFDEAANFKGVDIRAFLVSETGQYYPVSAKLWFPCTKNMAEYEACILGLRLAIDMNIQELLVIGDSDMLVHQVLREWATKNTKIFPYLHCVQDLIKRFMEIEIKHVPRVHKEFADALATLSSMIQNQDKNFIDPTPIEIRKQPTYCAHIKEELDGNPCFHDIKEYLEKREYLANATHTQKRTLRRLATTSFKVEEFCIEGFLI